The following are from one region of the Terriglobia bacterium genome:
- a CDS encoding alanine--glyoxylate aminotransferase family protein, with protein MIRKGRLFTPGPTQLLPSAQLAMAAATMHHRTAEFRALYTRVLADLKIFVGTKNDVVMFTASGTGAMEAAVANLTSPGDKVLIVSAGKFGERWEGLAKAYGLQFDTVRAPYGETVTPQQVREALKPGHKVLYIQATESSTGVRHDVKEIARLVKATDTLLVVDAITGLGTTHFDADGWGIDVLIGGSQKAVMVPPGLAYCSVSERAWQRMETTKNPRYYFDLRKERKNGAKGESSYTPSTALVAALAAALDYIREQGGGDLAAGRKLLIDNAETAAAMTRAAAKALGLKLFSASSPGAALTAIAAPDGVDSSDIVKAFRNRFGAIVANGQGEMKGQLIRIAHLGYYDYLDTIAAIGALEQVLAEMGIPIELGAGLKAAQQVYAEATQPALATR; from the coding sequence ATGATTCGCAAAGGCCGTCTTTTTACTCCGGGTCCAACCCAGCTTTTACCTTCAGCCCAGCTCGCCATGGCCGCCGCCACTATGCACCATCGCACGGCGGAGTTCCGCGCGTTGTATACCCGTGTGCTGGCGGATTTGAAAATCTTTGTCGGCACAAAGAATGATGTTGTGATGTTTACCGCTTCCGGCACCGGCGCGATGGAAGCCGCCGTGGCCAACCTGACTTCACCCGGAGACAAAGTGTTGATCGTTTCCGCAGGCAAATTTGGCGAACGTTGGGAAGGGCTGGCCAAGGCTTACGGTCTCCAGTTTGACACTGTCCGAGCGCCTTACGGCGAGACGGTGACGCCGCAACAGGTACGCGAAGCGCTGAAACCCGGGCATAAAGTTCTCTATATACAGGCCACTGAGAGTTCCACCGGAGTGCGGCACGATGTTAAAGAAATTGCGCGGCTGGTGAAAGCCACGGACACGTTGCTCGTCGTCGATGCGATCACTGGCCTGGGCACCACGCATTTTGATGCGGATGGCTGGGGCATTGACGTGCTGATTGGAGGATCGCAAAAGGCAGTGATGGTGCCGCCGGGGCTGGCTTATTGCTCCGTGAGTGAACGCGCATGGCAGCGCATGGAAACCACGAAGAATCCGCGCTACTACTTTGATCTGCGCAAGGAAAGAAAGAACGGCGCGAAAGGCGAGTCCAGCTATACGCCTTCTACCGCGCTGGTAGCGGCGCTGGCAGCGGCGCTTGATTACATTCGCGAACAAGGCGGCGGAGATCTGGCTGCCGGACGCAAACTTTTGATCGACAACGCGGAAACCGCAGCAGCGATGACCCGCGCTGCAGCCAAAGCTCTGGGATTGAAACTTTTTTCTGCCAGTTCACCGGGCGCGGCGCTCACGGCAATCGCTGCGCCGGATGGCGTGGATTCAAGCGACATAGTAAAAGCGTTTCGCAATCGCTTTGGCGCGATTGTGGCCAATGGACAAGGCGAGATGAAAGGACAGCTTATCCGCATTGCGCATCTTGGCTATTACGACTATCTGGACACAATCGCCGCGATTGGTGCGCTGGAGCAGGTGCTGGCAGAGATGGGCATTCCGATTGAATTAGGTGCGGGATTGAAAGCGGCGCAGCAGGTTTATGCGGAAGCGACACAGCCGGCGTTGGCGACGAGGTAA